The bacterium genome contains the following window.
AATCCTTGCCAAAATATTCTATGGCAAGTTTCTTGATTAGTTTTAATATCTCTTCTTTAATTCGCAATTTCTATGACCTTTTTAACTCTATTGCACTTGAATAGAGCGCCCTCTGGTTCATCGTTCATCGTAGTTTATAGAGTTTCTAACTCATTAATTTGCTAATCTCTAATCCGCTAATTCTCTTCTTTTTTCGCAATCACAATTGCACCAATCAGACAGGCTAATAATACCAATGAGATTAACTCAAAAGGAAAAACATAGGTAGTTAAAAGCAAATTACCAATTTTAGCGGTAGTATTAACCACTTCTGAAGTGGGAGTAACATTCCAGGTTGTCTTCGTCAGCACCGTGATTAAAAGGAATAACAGAAGTCCGGCTAAAATAGCCGAAGTGCTCTTTTGTTCATTGGTTTGTTTTATACCTTTGTCTGAAATTCTATAAGTCAACATAATTAAGAATAGAAATAAGACAATAATTGCACCAACATAGATTAATACCTGCACCAGAGCAATAAATTCTGCCCATAGGGTAATGTATAATCCTGCCAGTGTCAATAGCAAAAGTGCTAAAGAAACGACACAATGCACCAGACTTCTCAGACTAACAACTAAAATAGCACTTATAACGGCAATTCCTGCCAGGATATAAAATGTTATCATACTACCAACGCCTTCCATTAAATTTCTCCTTTAACAATCGTAATTTTTAAGAAATTCATCCACCAGATAAATAGACAGTTCCTTTCGTGAAACCATTTTTTCTTTTAATCTATTATCTGTAGTCAGAATACAACTTTTTGTTGATATAGCAGCTTTAACTAAATACAAATCATCTTCTGGTGTTTCTTGTATTAGTTCTGAAGATAATGGAATTAAATTATTTTCTTCAAGTATCTCAAATTTTTTACTATTAGTCCGAAATTGATAAATAAAATTTTTTACCAAACTTCTAATTTCAGGTCTCCAATTACCTGATTCTTTTGCTATCCCCCATATTTTTTTCTCTAACTTTCCTCCCTTTATTATAACGAATTTATCGCATTTTTCAAAAACCTTCTGTAAAAATTCAAACACTATCTTTTGTTTTTCAGGTGTTGACTCTTTAGGTGATATAAAATGAATTATCCACTCATCAATAACGATATTCAATCTGTCTCTATGTTTCACCTATTTTACTCCTAAAATATCCTTAAGGTCTTCTAACTCTCCTTCCATAAAAGAAGTCAATCCACCTTCAATCTGGCCATTATCATTTATCCCTTGATATTCAAATTTACTTTCGCGGTTATCTTTCGTGCATAAATAGCAAGATAAATTATTCGGTTCAAGTTCTTTTTTAGCGACGGCGCTAAGTAGAGCTAACACAAAATGTTCACTATGAGTAGAGATAATAATTGTTTTCTTTAAGTCCTTAGTCATTCGGATTAAGGCATAAGCAAGATTCCTTAATGCCTTTGGATGTAAATGAATTTCTGGTTCTTCAATACATACCACCGCCGTATCTCTATAAAGACATTTTGCCAGTAAATAAACCACTTGATTGATGCCAAATCCATCGTTAACTAATTCTGTGGTTAATCCGGTTGTTTTATCAAGGGTATTAAGCCAGAAGAGATTAGTTCCTGGTGTCATTTTGACCCGCAAGTCCTTTTGAAGGATTTGTTCAAGATAATGACTGACTTCACCTTCCAGATACGGTTCATTGGCTAAAAGAGTGGCTACTTCATCTTCTGTAAATACTGGAGGAGCAAGTGAAACTATTCCATAATGTGGTTTTGAAAATCCTCGTTTTAGATGCACAAAATCAGTTTTCCTGATAATCTCTATATGAGCATTAAGTAGAGTAGCTAATTCCTGAGAAGAACAGGAGGTTATATGTTGTGTTGGTATACTTTTTACTTGAGCAAGAATTCCATTCCAGGTTATTGAGAATCCTTCTATATCTACCGTTTCTTGTTGATTTGTAGGATAAGGGAATGTTATTTCAAGGTCAAGTGTAATATTCCATGGTAAAATTATGAGTCCGAACCTTCCATTTTTTTTACTCAGGCTAATTCTATAAAAGACCTGTATTGAATTATATTCGCAATTAATTCCTAATTTAATTTGTTCCTCAACACTATGATTAAACACTATTTGTTCAAACCCACCAAAATTGCTAAATCCAAGATTAAAAAAGCTATCAGTAGTTTGATTAGGATTAAGAACAATATTTTTAAGAATTGCCAGGGAATGCATAATCGTCGATTTTCCAGAGCCATTTGGACCATAAAGTAGTGTTATCGGAGCAATTTGAATTATCTGTTTCTTAATAGACCTTAAATTTTCAATTTCAATATTTAACATTTTAAATACCTCGTGAACTAAATACCATCAGTAACCCCGTAATAATTATATTAATAAATCCCAGTGGAACTAAGAATTTCCAGCCAAAGGTCATTAATTGGTCGACGCGTAGTCTGGGATAAGTCCATCTAATCCACATCATTACAAAGACGATGGCATAGGTTTTAGCTAAAAACCAGATAATTGGTGGTAATGTAACCGGGATTTCTGGTATTGCTTGCCAACCACCCAAAAATAAACTTGTGCAAATTGCACAGACAACAAACATATTTGCGTATTCAGCTAAGAAAAACATAGCAAATTTTATACCGCCGTATTCGGTATGGAAACCGGCGACAAGTTCTGATTCTGCCTCCGGGATGTCAAATGGTGCTCGATTGCATTCAGCCGTAGCCGCAATTAAATAAAGTAAAAAGCCAAGTGGTTGA
Protein-coding sequences here:
- a CDS encoding NADH-quinone oxidoreductase subunit J; this translates as MEGVGSMITFYILAGIAVISAILVVSLRSLVHCVVSLALLLLTLAGLYITLWAEFIALVQVLIYVGAIIVLFLFLIMLTYRISDKGIKQTNEQKSTSAILAGLLLFLLITVLTKTTWNVTPTSEVVNTTAKIGNLLLTTYVFPFELISLVLLACLIGAIVIAKKEEN
- a CDS encoding ATP-binding protein — translated: MLNIEIENLRSIKKQIIQIAPITLLYGPNGSGKSTIMHSLAILKNIVLNPNQTTDSFFNLGFSNFGGFEQIVFNHSVEEQIKLGINCEYNSIQVFYRISLSKKNGRFGLIILPWNITLDLEITFPYPTNQQETVDIEGFSITWNGILAQVKSIPTQHITSCSSQELATLLNAHIEIIRKTDFVHLKRGFSKPHYGIVSLAPPVFTEDEVATLLANEPYLEGEVSHYLEQILQKDLRVKMTPGTNLFWLNTLDKTTGLTTELVNDGFGINQVVYLLAKCLYRDTAVVCIEEPEIHLHPKALRNLAYALIRMTKDLKKTIIISTHSEHFVLALLSAVAKKELEPNNLSCYLCTKDNRESKFEYQGINDNGQIEGGLTSFMEGELEDLKDILGVK